CTTTTTTCTCGTCCTACAGGTCCGCGCCGACCGCTTCCTCGACGTCCGCGAAGCCGTCACGCTCGAGGAGTTCGAGGAGGCCTTCGTTGATGTCGCGCGCGAGCGTCGGCCCCTCGTAGACCAGCCCCGTGTACAGTTGCACGAGGCTCGCCCCGGCACGGATCTTCGCGTACGCGCCCGCGGCGTCCGAGACGCCGCCGACGCCGACGACCGGAACGTCCGTTCGCTCGGCGACGAACCGGACCATCTCGGTCGCCCCCTCCTCGATCGGCTTCCCGGAGAGCCCCCCCTTTTCTGCCCGCTTCGGGCTTTGCAGCCCCGACGGCCGGTCGGTCGTCGTGTTGGTGGCGATGACGCCGTCCAGCTCGAAGTCGTCGACGACGGCGAGGGCGTCCTCGATCGCGGGCTCGGGGAGGTCCGGAGAGAGTTTCACGAGCAGCGGTTCCGCGCCGGCATCGACGAGTTCGCCGAGGATCGCCTCCAGGGAGTCGCGATTCTGGAGTTCGCGCATCCCCTCGCTGTTGGGACAGGAGACGTTGACCGCGAGGTAGTCGGCGACGTCGGCGACCCGCTCGTAGGTGTAGCGGTAGTCAGCGGGCGCGTCGGCGGCGTCGGTCGCCTCTGAGAGCGCGACGTTGACCCCGACGGGAATTCCCGGGTCGGGGCTCGTCCGGAGCCGCTCGCCGACGGCGTCCGCGCCCTCGTTGTTGAGGCCCATCCGATTGACGATGGCCCGGTCCTCGACGAGGCGGAACATCCGCGGCCGGGGGTTGCCGGGCTGCGCGTGCGCGGTGACGCCGCCGACCTCGACGTGGCCGAAGCCGAGCGCGCCGAGCACCGACGGCAGTTCGGCGTTCTTGTCGAATCCGGCGG
This portion of the Halobellus litoreus genome encodes:
- a CDS encoding quinone-dependent dihydroorotate dehydrogenase, whose product is MRAAYRVLRPALFSLPAETAHGAVHRGLQAVQHTPLEDRLRERLAVDDDRLAVDAFGHAFGNPIGVAAGFDKNAELPSVLGALGFGHVEVGGVTAHAQPGNPRPRMFRLVEDRAIVNRMGLNNEGADAVGERLRTSPDPGIPVGVNVALSEATDAADAPADYRYTYERVADVADYLAVNVSCPNSEGMRELQNRDSLEAILGELVDAGAEPLLVKLSPDLPEPAIEDALAVVDDFELDGVIATNTTTDRPSGLQSPKRAEKGGLSGKPIEEGATEMVRFVAERTDVPVVGVGGVSDAAGAYAKIRAGASLVQLYTGLVYEGPTLARDINEGLLELLERDGFADVEEAVGADL